In Helianthus annuus cultivar XRQ/B chromosome 3, HanXRQr2.0-SUNRISE, whole genome shotgun sequence, a single window of DNA contains:
- the LOC110928441 gene encoding protein ELF4-LIKE 3 isoform X2 has protein sequence MFPDVQGKGMQAFEKSFVQVQSILDQNRVLINEINQNHESKIPDNLGRNVGLIRELNNNIRKVVDLYSHLSSNFSKNMDAVVQVQGDSRLAAAAAANMMHKRTR, from the exons ATGTTCCCAGATGTTCAAG GGAAGGGTATGCAGgcatttgaaaagagttttgtTCAAGTGCAAAGCATACTGGATCAGAACAGAGTGTTGATCAATGAGATTAATCAGAATCATGAGTCAAAGATTCCTGATAATCTGGGCAGAAATGTAGGGCTCATCAGAGAACTCAACAACAATATAAGAAAAGTGGTTGATCTCTACTCTCATCTTTCATCTAATTTCTCCAAAAATATGGATGCTGTTGTTCAAGTTCAAGGGGATTCAAGactagcagcagcagcagcagctaaTATGATGCACAAGAGGACTAGATAG
- the LOC110928441 gene encoding protein ELF4-LIKE 3 isoform X1: MFPDVQGMGEGKGMQAFEKSFVQVQSILDQNRVLINEINQNHESKIPDNLGRNVGLIRELNNNIRKVVDLYSHLSSNFSKNMDAVVQVQGDSRLAAAAAANMMHKRTR; encoded by the exons ATGTTCCCAGATGTTCAAG GGATGGGAGAAGGGAAGGGTATGCAGgcatttgaaaagagttttgtTCAAGTGCAAAGCATACTGGATCAGAACAGAGTGTTGATCAATGAGATTAATCAGAATCATGAGTCAAAGATTCCTGATAATCTGGGCAGAAATGTAGGGCTCATCAGAGAACTCAACAACAATATAAGAAAAGTGGTTGATCTCTACTCTCATCTTTCATCTAATTTCTCCAAAAATATGGATGCTGTTGTTCAAGTTCAAGGGGATTCAAGactagcagcagcagcagcagctaaTATGATGCACAAGAGGACTAGATAG